AGCTTGAAATCTacagtaatatttataatttatagttTTTTGAAGGATTTGTGCCAAACATTTGCTGATGTCTTTCCTTCTTTTCTGTTAGGTTTCTGTCAGACTGTCAGCAAGGCAACATTTTTTGCCTAGTTGGCCACTGAagcatgtattttacatttaaaagaatatGACACTACAAAGAGACACTTTGAAATGTTAATACAgtgatttttttgtttactttggaaCACAGTAGCTGTCATACATtttatagtgtttctgttcaatagGATTCTGCTAGTCCTTGACAGCTTGTTATGTTAGTAGTCATGTTTAAACTTCaaactctctgtctgtgtgtgtctttctctcaGTTATGGTGTTTTGCTGTGGGAGCTGTTGACAGGAGAGGTGCCATTTCGTGGCATTGATGGACTGGCGGTAGCTTATGGTGTGGCCATGAACAAACTGTCCCTGCCGATCCCCTCCACCTGTCCTGAGCCATTTGCCCGGCTGATGGAAGGCATGAATCTCATAAACAGCTGTTCTACTGCAACTTATTAACTTAAGAACTGTGTGTTACTAAATTCTTGCCATCAAGGTGATAAATCAGAGCATTCTCAATTTTGTGTTCGTCTGAGGAAAAAAGTCATACAGTaaattattgtttgaattttctaTCTAATTAAATGAGTTCGTAGACAAAATATAGAAATGAAAATAGATTCACTAATCAAAAGGCTCATAGTCCCACACCCCATCTCTGAGTGCTCAGACGGCATTCTTTTCAGCTGACCGTCTGTCTGTGGTGTGTGTTTCTCTCACCTGCTGTAGACTGTTGGAATGTGGACCCTCATGCAAGACCCCACTTCACCAGTATTTTAGACCAGCTGACAGCTATCGAGGAGTCAGGCTTCTTTGAAATGCTGGCAGAATCCTTCCAATCCCTGCAGGATGACTGGAAGCTGGAGGTTCAGGAGATGTTTGATCAGCTCAGAGCCAAAGAGAAGGTTTACTTGCttttaaaagttgtccaaatgagaACATCCCACATTTTATCATAAAGCTATAAAATACATAGATACTACTGATTAATCCAAAACTAAACCCTATGCCTCAAAGccttaatatatacattaaataatacattaaacttattaaatattttttacaaatattttaacgacttgaaaacaatagttttctgctttattatatttcaaaatgttatttattcctgtgctgcttaatatatatgtagaaacagctatatatttttcaagattctttgatgcatagaaagaaaaaacatttgagatagaaatattttgtaacattataaatgtctttattgtcgtATATGTATGATccatctttaatgaataaaagtatgaatttttttcaaaacaattattactgacctcaaacctttAAGCAGTTTATATACATTTGTCACCAAAGTAATTCACTTGCtaagtaaaagttaaataaacttcCATTTCAACTTGAAACATATTAACCAGAAAAAGTACCACAACATTGCAGTCAGAACTTTTTATCTGCAGTTTAATCTTTGTTAAACTCACTGCTGTGGTGGTGTCAAAATCAGTATGACATATTGCTCATTAAACTCCTTAATGGATGTGAATGAATCTATCAAGTTCTGTTTCTTGCTGTAGGAGTTGAGGTCCTGGGAGGAGGAACTGAGTCGTGCAGCTGTACAGCAGAAGTGTCAGGAAGAGGCTTTGCGGCGGCGGGAGCAGGAACTGGCAGAGAGAGAAATTCACATTCTGGAGCGAGAGCTTAATGTCATCATTCACCAACTGTACCAGGAAAAACCACGAGTTCAAAACCGTCATGGAAAGTTCCGCCGCAGTCGACTTAAATTGCGTGACGGGAACCGCATCAGCCTGCCTTCTGGTTAGTTTTTCATTGTAGTAAATAAATGCATCATATAAACAGCACTACTCATGTGAAGCAAGCAAGATTCAACTCAGATTTTGTCTTGTTACCTTGGTGTTTTtcacaatgcattgtgggattgtcTATATGCAAGTGTATATGATGTGAATTTTTGTTGATATAATagtatgtttgtgtttcagaTTTCCAGCATAAGATTACAGTCCAAGCTTCTCCTTCTTTGGACAGAAGGCGGAGCCTCCTGGGCAGTAACTCCACCCCTCCAAACAGCCCCCCTGTTTTGCCACGCCTCCGAGCGATCCAGTGTAAGCGTGTTTATGCATCTGATTGATTCTGTTTAAATTATTGTGAATGTTTTGGTCTGTATACAGTCATTGTCCATAATGTAGAATATCCTATGCTGACAGTGACCCCAGGGGTCGGATGTCAAGCCTGGGGTCGTAATGCTGCATTCCAGtatgatgaagatgaggagagGAAGACTTCACGCAAGAAAGGGAGAACGCAAAGGGAGCACAGCGCTGATGAGaggtgtgcatgtatgtgtgtttctAAACAATGCATAAACCTTCATCAAACATTTGTACAATCTCAAACTTCTGCGTGCATGTGTTCCTCACTCAGTTTGAGGACTCCTAAAGAGGCCAGTCGGCAGCGTTCCTGCAGTGCTCCAAACCTGCGACGTTCCCCCAGACACAGTCCCGCTGTTCCTGGCGTGTGCAGCCTGGCAGAGACTGGTAACACACACATTACACTTGATGCTTGGCATTGACAATTCTGAAGGTTTTCCATTTGGAATCTCCCCATACTACATCCTTGGTGCattcacaataatagtgatgcaCTCACTAAACTCAACTGGATTGAAAGTGATTTTCAAAAGTCGACATGGAGTGGACATTCACTGTATCAGTTTTCTAAATTCATCTTGGTCATCTTATTGTGAAAGAATCATCCATAAACGTGTACATTTTTGACAGTTTATGTAagcttgtaattttttttatcaaagttgGGGCAGTGAactattaatcatgattaatcaattcaaaataaaagtttatgtttacataatatatgtgtatatttatcatgtatataaaaatacacacacatatatgtatatattttaaacaatatttgtatgtattgtatgtaaacaataaaactaatattatatttacatacattgttATATATACTAATATGTTTTCGTAATACAgtgtatacatgtatgtgtgtgtgtatgtgtatatatatatatatatatatatatatatatatatatatatatatatatatatatatatatatatatatatatatatatatatatatatatatatatatatacagcacacacacatatattctgtaaacataaacttttaatttgaatcAATTAAACACGATTAATCGTTTTGCAGCCCTATGTCATCACTGGATCTTGTGGTGATACAACAGATTTCTCTTTAGTGATATATGTTGGACATCTCCAGTCATTTTGTATGGTCAAACTCTGTCCCTTTCTTACAATCAATAACAAATTTGCTAAAAAACTGCTGCATTTTTTATtctagtaatattttactatttaatgaatacacaaaaaacgTTATCatacacatgtttttttttccagaaaaataatatacagatattAACTGTTATGATGCCGtcatttaattttacaattttttttaagtgtagagATTAATTTAGTGTAGAGATATTTTGTGATGCTGTATGGCAGGGTTATTCAAATgcagtgcactgcagagtttagctccaaccataaTTAAACCagttaatcaatgtctttgggatcattagaaaatcacaagtAGGTGGGTTTGataagggttggagctaaactctgcactgCACTgtccctccagggcaagatttgaataaccctgctgTATGGCAAGtaaaatctgtaaataaataaattcttaatagTGTAAATAAATTCTGTCTATCGAAGAGTAAATAGCCAAAAATTAACCAGAATTAGTCATTGTAAAACTTGAGTTGGAATAATTAAAATTTTCTGTTGTGTGActctttaattacttttttacttaaattcATTAAATTCATCTCTTTCAGTAGTTTCAGTACAAATTACAATTCTTCATCCTGTGGTTCATGGCCAAATTCCAATTTTTGCCCAACTCTGTGTCACACGGCCATGCACTCCTTTGTGGATACtttaaatgacataaaatttGTGATACTGACATTGTATTGGCATCATTGCATCATGCTGATGATACATTTTCCTTATTTTGACATTTCTGCAACAGACCAGTTTAAGCTCATCTGTacagatttttttacattatgataTTAGCaacaaagaatttaaaaaatcaaacaaaataaaagcttaatcCTGCAACTGTCAAGATGTGAAGGCTGGTTATAGTGCAACTTTGTGAAATCTTTCTCCCCCAcctgtgtctttctctctctctctgtagaaaATGAGGACTGCTGCTTCCCATCGGAGTCAGCTGACTCCCCTGGCCAATCATACCTCTGCATCCCGTTCCACAGGGATGGATCCACTATGGACAGTTACGGCATTGAGTGCGGTACGACTGGAATGGCTTCTGATGTTTCCCCCAGTTATACGCGGCGGAGCCCCAGTGGAGGCCGTAAATCAGAACTGGTATTGCTGGGCTGCGGGGCGGCTCTGGCTGCTGTGGGTTTAGGTCAAAATCTATTGGACCTGGTGCGTGTGGAAGAGATTGTACGTCCGCGTTGGGAAGGGCTGTTTCACCGTAGCGGGGGTCCATGTCGTGGAGCCAGCCCACCCACACGCAAACTCTTCAAACGGGAAAGCCCCCGTCGCCCTCCCCCTCTGCCCACGTCCCTCACACTCCTGTCTCTTTCATCCGTGTCTGATTGTAACTCAACCCGATCTCTTCTGCGCTCCGACAGTGAAGAGCTGCTTGTGCTACGCCCACCTACACCCGCTAGACAGACTCCAACTCCTCTGAACCCACTGGTCAACACCCACCTGGAGAGCTTTAAACGGCACCCTCGACAGTCTCTGACGCCCACACACGTGCCCTCTGCACCTAGTGCTGCCTGCAGGCTTCATCGTACACCTTCAGATGGTGCAATAAAGATGGGGTCCCCTTCTGCCCATAACAACCACAATCCTGCCCCTACCACACCCTCCAAAACAACAGGTTAGAAACTCATGCAAACCTCTGGGTCAATGACAGGATGCTTATATTTTTGTCCTgatctatttattaaaaaatatggtaatactgtcctgatataataataataaagcctcaataaaataatgttataatgttatataataactTGTTTTTAAGTTGTGTAGAAAAcatatataactttttatttgatAAGTCAACTACATTATGTAATTAAATTGAAACCTTTCTCAAAAATGGTATAAAAGTTGTAAAACTACATAAAAACCAACAAAGAGTACATGTAGAGAGAACTTGGTACATTTTTTAAACTAGCTATTTCCAACCTATTTAAAATATTCCTTTTCTTCATACGTCATTGATCCCTCAGTTAACACAATTTGAATTCCTTTCACAGAAACCGCTTCGGTTTGTAGATGTAATTTGGTTTAATTTTGTGCCTTTTGTATTGCTGTGTGTGCAGTGACTCCGAGGACTTTGAGTGAAGACCCCTCAGAGGTGCCCCGTCTTCCTGATCCAAATCTCATCTTCCCACCTACGCCACGTCGGCGCTTCCAACCTGAGCGTCCCAACACTCTGGACTTCCTGGCTAGGCCCCGCCCCTGTCCACGAGCTCGCTGTGGATCCCAGTGGGGTGAATCTCCCGCCCACACATCCAGCACTGAAACCCCATCCACTGTGGAGTTTGGAGGAGGTGTGGCTGTCTTGCCCACTCCAATGGAACAACCAACCCCCTGTTCCCCTTGGGTAAATGACAGCCTTTTGGACCAACAGGATGAAGGACAACACAGGGATGGGACACGACCTCTGTCGTCAGATTCCAGAGACTCACCTTACAGAGTGCGACCAGGGTTTTGCTCCTGATTTCACCTTCACAAATGTAGACCCACTTGGTTTCAGATGTAGCACTTAGACTATAAAGTCAATGCAAGGGGATTTCTAGATACCCTGGAGGAAAAAACTGCTTAAACCAGAGTAATATAGTTAGCTTATTTTAGCAAACTTAAGGTTTAAGCTGGTTTAAGCCTGGTCAAGCTAGCTGGGTGGTCGCCCAAGTGCCCAAAACCCCCTCTTAAACCAGTCATCAGACCAACTTGACTGGACTAGAAGACCAACAAAGACCAGCTTGGTCTGGTTtgaaagttttcttttctttcagtatATGTATTCACAATATTAAGAACTGTTTTTAGTGATAAGGATTAATTACCCAGCATAAACCAAATGAGCTTGGTTTTTGCATAATCCAGATGCAGTTATGATCTTCACTATATCCAATTcaatattacagattttcaacACATATATACACTCCTCATTTTCTTCCTTTTGTATTTTGCCATGTTTTTCTTCTTAAATCAAGATTCATTTCCTTGAAAATCAAAATGACTGAATCAAAAGtcctgttttcttaaaaaaaaaaaaagatgtgactttatgcttaaaaaaattatttgtccaatttaaagcaactgtatgtagttttgtgtatttttgcgaCTTTGAAGCCCCCTACAGTTAAGTGGGTGGAGTTCACTATATGGTGCAGCTATACACCTACATTTGTTGTTGCCATAATGCAATTTGTCATTTTCTCTGAATTGAGTTCCCTCTCTCTAAACTTAAGTTAATGTACTATCATAATGATTTTGAAACTCATATTTCAAGGAGGTTTTCTCATTTTAAGCAtacattcattaattttgttatatattcagaattttttaatataattttcttctcaaagtaattgtatcttgatttaagaatgcttctaatggaaaacaagacaaaaaaaaaaactaagaaagaaTATCGTTTATTGCAGTGTGGGGTCTAACAGTGCATTTTCATAAGCTCTTCTTCAGTAAACTCTACTATTTACCACCAGGCATTATAAGctatcaaataaaaatacaatccaGATGCTTCTTTAATGGCCGGGCTGATTTCTGAGTGCTTTAGAAAAGTACAGGGTCTGCACCTGAGATCTTAAAAGACATTTTATCAGGACacaaacttctttttttattcatattgagTGTATTATCTCAGCTGTCCTGCTGCGCTGTATTGACTTCctctctgtatgtactgtacacatGTCTGCATGTTTATAGTAGATTTAGCTCTCTGAACATAGCACCGGATTAACT
This window of the Carassius gibelio isolate Cgi1373 ecotype wild population from Czech Republic chromosome B13, carGib1.2-hapl.c, whole genome shotgun sequence genome carries:
- the map3k9 gene encoding mitogen-activated protein kinase kinase kinase 9, yielding MDAFSFSFNSSGGPDSKDSDEAAEPRSEFGHAAAATPSGAGYWTAVFDYEATAEDELSLRKGDRVEVLSKDSLVSGDEGWWTGMIEDRVGIFPSNYVSSNGISEKIRDTPEDYGDYSVPQLHLLQIDFSELALEEMIGVGGFGKVYRAIWKGMEVAVKAARRDPDEDVSQTLESVRQEAKLFAMLRHPNIMGLLGVCLQEPNLCLVMEYARGGPLNRALAGKRIPPHTLVDWAVQIARAMLYLHCQAIVPVIHRDLKSSNILILERVENDDLSNKTLKVTDFGLAREWHRTTKMSAAGTYAWMAPEVIRSSTFSKGSDVWSYGVLLWELLTGEVPFRGIDGLAVAYGVAMNKLSLPIPSTCPEPFARLMEDCWNVDPHARPHFTSILDQLTAIEESGFFEMLAESFQSLQDDWKLEVQEMFDQLRAKEKELRSWEEELSRAAVQQKCQEEALRRREQELAEREIHILERELNVIIHQLYQEKPRVQNRHGKFRRSRLKLRDGNRISLPSDFQHKITVQASPSLDRRRSLLGSNSTPPNSPPVLPRLRAIQLTPGVGCQAWGRNAAFQYDEDEERKTSRKKGRTQREHSADESLRTPKEASRQRSCSAPNLRRSPRHSPAVPGVCSLAETENEDCCFPSESADSPGQSYLCIPFHRDGSTMDSYGIECGTTGMASDVSPSYTRRSPSGGRKSELVLLGCGAALAAVGLGQNLLDLVRVEEIVRPRWEGLFHRSGGPCRGASPPTRKLFKRESPRRPPPLPTSLTLLSLSSVSDCNSTRSLLRSDSEELLVLRPPTPARQTPTPLNPLVNTHLESFKRHPRQSLTPTHVPSAPSAACRLHRTPSDGAIKMGSPSAHNNHNPAPTTPSKTTVTPRTLSEDPSEVPRLPDPNLIFPPTPRRRFQPERPNTLDFLARPRPCPRARCGSQWGESPAHTSSTETPSTVEFGGGVAVLPTPMEQPTPCSPWVNDSLLDQQDEGQHRDGTRPLSSDSRDSPYRVRPGFCS